The Castor canadensis chromosome 8, mCasCan1.hap1v2, whole genome shotgun sequence genome contains a region encoding:
- the Ubd gene encoding ubiquitin D — protein sequence MTFEVSLDDKVRKINKHIRSKTKVPVQDQVLLLGSQTLKSEKKVLSYDLDKETSIHLTLKVVKPSDEALPLILVESSDEGQRHLLRVRRANSVAQVKKMIEDVTGITSEKQIVTCNGKKLEDGKIMENYNITKGSLFFLARHCIEG from the coding sequence ATGAcctttgaagtcagcctggatgACAAAGTGAGGAAGATCAACAAACACATCAGGTCTAAGACCAAGGTTCCTGTGCAGGACCAGGTTCTTCTGCTGGGCTCCCAGACCCTAAAGTCTGAGAAAAAGGTGTTGTCTTATGACCTCGACAAGGAGACTTCCATCCACCTTACCCTGAAGGTAGTGAAGCCCAGTGATGAGGCGCTACCCTTGATTCTGGTGGAGTCAAGTGATGAGGGGCAGAGGCACCTCCTCCGTGTGCGAAGAGCCAACTCAGTGGCCCAGGTGAAAAAGATGATTGAGGATGTGACTGGTATAACATCTGAGAAACAGATTGTGACTTGCAATGGAAAGAAACTGGAAGATGGGAAGATCATGGAGAATTACAACATCACAAAGGGCAGTTTGTTCTTCCTGGCCAGGCATTGCATTGAGGGATGA
- the Or2i1 gene encoding putative olfactory receptor 2I1, which produces MQVLICLITSITQQEGHKHRKQSPLSTRLDISSHNIMVNHSATEERFLLLGFSDWPSLQPVLFALVLFCYLLTLTGNSVLVLLAVRDPSLHRPMYYFLCHLALVDAGFTTSVVPPLLVNLCGPALWLPRGGCMAQLYASLALGSAECVLLAVMALDRAAAVCRPLRYTGLASPHLCRALAGTAWLGGLTNSAAQTALLAARPLCAPHQLDHFICELPALLKLACGGGRNTIERQMFAARVVILLVPTIVILASYGAVGRAVWDMRSSGGRRKAVGTCGSHLTAVCLFYGSAIYTYLQPTHSYNQGRGKFVSLFYTVVTPALNPLIYTLRNKEVKRAARKLLGSLWRGQVGQ; this is translated from the exons ATGCAGGTGCTCATCTGTCTGATCACCAGCATTACACAGCAGGAGGGACACAAACATCGCAAGCAGTCTCCTCTGTCCACCAGATTAGACATCAGTAGTCACAATATAATG GTCAACCACAGCGCAACAGAGGAGCGCTTCCTCCTGCTTGGTTTCTCAGACTGGCCCTCCCTACAGCCGGTTCTCTTCGCCCTTGTCCTCTTCTGCTACCTCCTGACTCTGACCGGCAACTCCGTGCTTGTGCTGCTGGCAGTGCGCGATCCGAGCCTGCACAGGCCCATGTACTACTTCCTCTGCCACCTGGCCCTGGTGGACGCGGGATTCACCACGAGCGTGGTGCCGCCGCTGCTGGTCAACCTGTGCGGCCCGGCGCTCTGGCTGCCCCGCGGCGGCTGCATGGCCCAGCTGTACGCGTCGCTGGCTCTGGGCTCGGCCGAGTGCGTCCTCCTGGCGGTGATGGCGCTGGACCGCGCGGCCGCCGTGTGCCGCCCGCTGCGCTACACCGGGCTCGCCTCGCCCCACCTCTGCCGCGCGCTGGCCGGCACCGCCTGGCTCGGCGGCCTCACCAACTCCGCCGCGCAAACCGCGCTCCTGGCGGCGCGGCCTCTGTGCGCGCCCCACCAGCTGGACCACTTCATCTGCGAGCTGCCAGCGCTGCTCAAGCTGGCCTGCGGCGGCGGCAGAAACACCATCGAACGACAGATGTTCGCCGCCCGCGTGGTCATCCTGCTGGTGCCGACCATCGTCATCCTGGCCTCTTACGGGGCGGTGGGACGCGCTGTGTGGGACATGCGGTCCAGCGGAGGCCGGAGAAAAGCGGTGGGCACTTGTGGCTCCCACCTGACAGCGGTATGCCTTTTCTATGGTTCCGCCATATACACCTACCTGCAACCCACGCACAGCTACAACCAGGGACGGGGCAAGTTCGTTTCACTCTTCTACACCGTAGTCACGCCAGCCCTTAACCCGCTCATCTACACGCTCAGGAATAAGGAAGTGAAAAGGGCAGCGAGGAAACTCCTCGGGAGTCTCTGGAGAGGGCAGGTCGGACAGTGA
- the Mos gene encoding proto-oncogene serine/threonine-protein kinase mos, which yields MPSPLAQRHYLSGELSPSLDSRPCSSPLVLPGKAGKLMPGVTPPRSPRLPRRLAWCSIDWEQVCLLHKLGAGGFGSVYKATYHGFPVAIKQVNKYTKNPRASQRSFWAELNVARLRHDNIVRIVAASTRTPADSDSLGAIIMEFGGNVTLHQVIYGAIDDTEEQAGKPHHGNGQQLSLGKCLKYSLDVAKGLLFLHSQGVVHLDLKPANILVSEQGVCKIGDFGCSEKLGDLRCSRARPYPLGGTYTHRAPELLTGATVTPKADIYSFAITLWQMASREVPYSGDRQCVLYSVVAHNLRPSLAKAVFTDSLLGQKLQSLIPRCWAARAPQRPSAGCLLADLNCLNAELADSKPVSR from the coding sequence ATGCCTTCGCCCCTTGCCCAACGCCACTACCTCTCTGGAGAGCTGTCCCCGTCGCTGGACTCCAGGCCTTGCAGCAGCCCTTTGGTGCTCCCAGGGAAGGCGGGGAAGCTAATGCCGGGGGTCACTCCTCCTCGGTCCCCACGACTGCCACGCCGGCTGGCCTGGTGCTCCATTGACTGGGAACAGGTGTGCTTGCTGCACAAGTTGGGAGCTGGAGGGTTTGGTTCGGTATATAAGGCGACTTACCATGGCTTTCCTGTGGCTATAAAGCAAGTGAACAAGTACACCAAGAATCCTCGAGCATCCCAGCGGAGTTTCTGGGCTGAGCTCAACGTTGCGAGGCTGCGCCATGACAACATAGTGCGGATCGTGGCTGCCAGCACGCGCACGCCGGCTGACTCAGATAGTCTGGGTGCCATAATCATGGAATTTGGAGGCAACGTCACCTTACATCAAGTCATTTACGGTGCCATCGACGACACTGAGGAGCAGGCGGGGAAGCCTCACCATGGCAATGGACAGCAATTAAGTTTGGGGAAGTGTCTAAAGTATTCCCTAGATGTCGCCAAAGGCCTGCTTTTCCTTCACTCACAAGGAGTTGTGCACTTAGATCTAAAGCCGGCGAACATTTTGGTCAGTGAGCAGGGTGTCTGTAAAATTGGTGACTTTGGTTGCTCCGAGAAGCTGGGAGATCTGCGGTGCTCCCGGGCTCGCCCCTACCCTCTAGGAGGCACCTACACCCACCGAGCCCCGGAGTTACTGACAGGAGCCACCGTGACTCCCAAAGCCGACATCTACTCTTTTGCCATCACGCTCTGGCAAATGGCCAGCAGGGAGGTGCCTTACTCGGGGGACCGGCAGTGCGTGCTCTACTCCGTGGTGGCCCACAACCTGCGCCCGTCTCTCGCCAAGGCCGTCTTCACGGACTCGCTCCTGGGGCAGAAGCTGCAGAGCCTCATCCCGCGCTGCTGGGCGGCGCGCGCTCCGCAGAGGCCAAGTGCAGGATGCCTCCTGGCCGACCTGAACTGTTTAAACGCTGAGCTGGCTGACTCTAAACCTGTATCGAGATAA